The Pseudomonas benzenivorans region GATGGAGGCGGCACCGACGCCGGAAATCGAAGCCGGCACCAGCCAGGTGACGATCAACGCCGACGGCGTCATCGAGGTGCAGATGCCCTGATCGGAGCCTGTCTGTGGTCCGCCGTTATCGCCAGATAGCGGCTGATTCGCGGATTTTCCCCGCAAAATATCCAGAATGCGACAAGAACTTATAGTTGACCTACAGTTCAGGCCTTGTACAGAAGATGTCGCTTGCCTCCGGCCTATGCCGTGCATAGTTTCTGTCGAGGCCCCCACAAGGGGCCCCTCACGATGACAATCAAAATAAGACAATGAGGTCACTATGCGTAAAAACGCCGTCATCCAGGCCATGCTCGTCGCTGGGCTGATCGCCAGCGCTCCTGTCGCCCATGCCGCCAGCACCCTGGTGTTCTGCTCCGAGGGCAGCCCCGCCGGCTTCGACCCCGGCATGTACACCACCGGCACCGATTTCGACGCCTCCGCGGAAACCCTGTTCAACCGCCTGACCCAGTTCGAGCGGGGCGGCACCGCGGTGATCCCCGGCCTGGCGGAAAAGTGGGAGGTCTCCGAGGACGGCCTGATCTACACCTTCCACCTGCGCCCCGGCGTGAAGTTCCACACCACCGCGTACTTCAAGCCGAGCCGCGACTTCAACGCCGACGACGTGCTCTTCACCTTCAACCGCATGCTCGACAAGAACCACCCGTTCCGCAAGGCCTACCCCAGCGAGTTCCCCTACTTCACCGACATGGGCCTGGACACCAATATCGCCAAGATCGAGAAGCTCGACGAACTCACCGTGCGCTTCACCCTCAACCAGGTGGACGCGGCCTTCATCCAGAACCTGGCGATGCCTTTCCCGTCGATCCACTCCGCCGAGTACGCCGAGCAGCTGCTCGCGGCCGGCAAGGCCGCCGACATCAACCAGAAGCCGATCGGCACCGGCCCCTTCGTGTTCAAGCGCTACCAGAAGGACGCGCAGATCCGCTTCACCGGCAACCAGGACTACTGGAAGCCCGACGAGGTCAAGGTCGACAACCTGATCTTCGCCATCAACACCGACGCCTCGGTGCGCATGCAGAAGCTCAAGGCCGGCGAATGCCACATCACCCTCAACCCGCGCCCGGCCGACCTGGATTCGCTGGCCAAGGACCCGAACATCCACATGCCGTCCCAAGCCGGCTTCAACGATGGCTATATCGCCTACAACGTCACCCATCCGCCGCTGGATCAACTGCAGGTGCGCCAGGCCCTGGACATGGCGGTGAACAAGCAGGCGATCATCGACGCGGTGTACCAGAGCGCCGGCCAGCTGGCGGTCAACGGCATGCCGCCGACCCAGTGGTCCTACAACGACAGCATCAAGGACGCCGGCTACGATCCGGAGAAGGCCAAGGCG contains the following coding sequences:
- a CDS encoding ABC transporter substrate-binding protein — its product is MRKNAVIQAMLVAGLIASAPVAHAASTLVFCSEGSPAGFDPGMYTTGTDFDASAETLFNRLTQFERGGTAVIPGLAEKWEVSEDGLIYTFHLRPGVKFHTTAYFKPSRDFNADDVLFTFNRMLDKNHPFRKAYPSEFPYFTDMGLDTNIAKIEKLDELTVRFTLNQVDAAFIQNLAMPFPSIHSAEYAEQLLAAGKAADINQKPIGTGPFVFKRYQKDAQIRFTGNQDYWKPDEVKVDNLIFAINTDASVRMQKLKAGECHITLNPRPADLDSLAKDPNIHMPSQAGFNDGYIAYNVTHPPLDQLQVRQALDMAVNKQAIIDAVYQSAGQLAVNGMPPTQWSYNDSIKDAGYDPEKAKALLAAAGVEAGTEITLWAMPVQRPYNPNAKLMAEMLQADWAKVGIKARIVTYEWGEYLKRSKAGEHDAMLIGWSGDNGDPDNWLGTLYGCDAVDGNNFSKWCFEEYDKLIKAAKRTTDVAERTALYKQAQVILKEQVPITPIAHSTVYQPMRKEVKDFRISPFALNSFYGVSVGQ